One window of Candidatus Dadabacteria bacterium genomic DNA carries:
- a CDS encoding ROK family protein: protein MKRKFLGIDIGGTNIRGKVISEEGGTLGERKTLSDAHMGISRLMENLADFIEGFAGEGLSAIGIGVPGTVDRASGTLVQAPNIANTRDFPFTEVLSEKIGTATPVFIQNDASCAALGEYRAGAGRGSGSMVMITLGTGFGGGIILDGKLWPGEDGFAGEVGHITINPSGPICGCGARGCIETYVSQVAIKRIVREHPELRERLAGTEESALPERLAELAREKDQAAISVWNDFGANLGVGISILVNTLDVKTVVVGGGLSGAWELFIGKALEEAERRCLGGTQRGLQVKRAALGDDAGVLGACYVAETGLGERS from the coding sequence ATGAAGCGGAAATTCCTTGGCATAGATATAGGGGGAACCAATATCAGGGGGAAAGTCATCTCCGAGGAGGGAGGCACGCTTGGCGAGAGAAAAACCCTCTCGGACGCCCACATGGGCATCTCCCGGCTCATGGAGAACCTGGCCGACTTCATAGAAGGATTTGCCGGGGAAGGGCTATCCGCAATCGGGATAGGAGTACCGGGGACCGTTGACCGCGCAAGCGGCACTCTTGTCCAGGCCCCGAACATAGCAAACACCAGGGATTTCCCGTTTACAGAAGTCCTTTCGGAGAAAATCGGAACCGCAACCCCCGTTTTTATACAAAACGACGCTTCCTGCGCGGCTCTCGGAGAATACCGGGCGGGGGCGGGCAGAGGATCAGGCTCGATGGTAATGATAACCCTGGGAACAGGGTTCGGGGGCGGAATAATCCTCGACGGCAAGCTCTGGCCGGGGGAAGACGGCTTCGCCGGAGAGGTGGGGCATATAACAATTAACCCGTCGGGACCCATTTGCGGCTGCGGCGCGAGGGGCTGCATTGAAACCTACGTTTCTCAGGTAGCGATAAAGAGAATCGTCCGCGAGCACCCGGAACTCCGCGAAAGGCTCGCCGGTACCGAAGAATCGGCCCTCCCCGAGCGCCTGGCGGAGCTTGCGCGCGAAAAAGACCAAGCGGCCATCTCGGTATGGAACGATTTCGGGGCGAACCTGGGGGTGGGAATATCAATTCTCGTAAACACCCTCGACGTAAAGACGGTGGTAGTGGGCGGGGGGCTTTCGGGGGCCTGGGAACTTTTTATCGGGAAAGCCCTTGAGGAAGCCGAAAGAAGGTGTCTTGGGGGAACCCAAAGGGGACTTCAGGTAAAAAGAGCGGCCTTGGGAGACGATGCGGGGGTGCTGGGAGCGTGTTACGTGGCCGAAACCGGGCTCGGGGAGAGATCCTAG
- a CDS encoding MltA domain-containing protein, whose amino-acid sequence MNQRTAAVLSAVFLLFLYLSCERPPEIPGPESMRAVPAFPEMDDDLFPEGLKESIGASVEKLSQKKDSQLVFGQKTVSAGDYALALGYLLAKLEAGVTKDDFIKDVRENFDFYGFPGKPWGRVFITSYFSPVLSASRTRTPRHTQPLYGVPDDLVRLRIDRFVKRFERFSFLEDDKIAQGKLQSLYGRVTPGGPGRTSELVPYYSRSEIDSGGRLRGKRLEIAWVDPVDAFFLQIQGSGKIRFADGEERVVGYAAQNGHDYVAIGKFLFEWIPKEKMSLWAIESHLRSLSYAERMNILYKNPSYIFFRGLPGKPETSFGTEVVDGRTIATDKAFFPRGALAFMEFERPVFETPSSVEPSQWEPVSRFVVNHDSGGAIKGARRVDLFWGEGKDASRHAGVMKNWGKFFYLVPKREFLTVLRGKNGGQSQGG is encoded by the coding sequence ATGAACCAAAGAACCGCAGCTGTCCTGTCAGCCGTTTTCCTGCTCTTTCTCTACCTTTCCTGCGAGAGACCCCCGGAGATTCCGGGCCCCGAGTCCATGCGGGCGGTTCCCGCGTTCCCCGAGATGGACGACGACCTTTTCCCCGAGGGACTGAAGGAATCCATCGGCGCAAGCGTCGAGAAACTTTCGCAGAAAAAGGACTCCCAGCTCGTTTTCGGACAAAAAACCGTCTCCGCGGGAGACTACGCACTTGCACTCGGTTATCTTCTCGCCAAGCTTGAGGCGGGCGTTACCAAGGATGATTTCATAAAGGACGTAAGGGAAAATTTCGATTTCTACGGCTTTCCGGGAAAACCCTGGGGCAGGGTTTTTATAACCTCTTACTTTTCTCCGGTGCTCTCCGCTTCCCGAACCAGGACACCCCGGCACACTCAGCCGCTCTACGGGGTTCCCGACGACCTGGTGCGTTTGAGGATAGACAGGTTCGTCAAGCGGTTCGAGAGATTTTCGTTTCTTGAGGACGATAAAATCGCCCAGGGAAAGCTTCAGTCCCTTTACGGCAGGGTCACCCCCGGAGGCCCCGGCAGGACGTCCGAACTGGTTCCCTATTACTCACGAAGCGAAATAGACTCAGGGGGAAGGCTCAGGGGGAAAAGGCTCGAGATCGCGTGGGTAGACCCTGTTGACGCGTTTTTTCTCCAGATTCAGGGCTCGGGTAAAATAAGGTTCGCGGACGGAGAGGAGCGGGTCGTGGGCTACGCCGCCCAGAACGGACACGATTACGTGGCAATAGGGAAATTTCTCTTCGAGTGGATTCCGAAGGAAAAAATGAGCCTCTGGGCCATAGAAAGCCACCTGAGATCCCTGTCCTACGCAGAGAGGATGAATATCCTTTACAAAAACCCGAGTTACATTTTCTTCCGCGGACTTCCGGGCAAACCCGAGACCTCTTTCGGAACGGAAGTCGTCGACGGCAGGACCATAGCGACCGACAAGGCTTTTTTCCCCAGGGGGGCACTGGCGTTCATGGAGTTCGAGAGACCGGTTTTTGAAACTCCCTCTTCGGTTGAGCCGTCACAGTGGGAACCGGTTTCCCGCTTTGTCGTTAACCACGACAGCGGGGGGGCTATAAAAGGGGCCCGCCGCGTCGACCTTTTCTGGGGGGAGGGAAAAGACGCCTCCCGGCACGCGGGCGTGATGAAAAACTGGGGAAAGTTCTTCTATCTGGTGCCGAAGAGAGAATTCCTGACGGTGCTTAGGGGAAAAAACGGCGGGCAGAGCCAAGGAGGATGA
- the cofD gene encoding 2-phospho-L-lactate transferase — MITALGGGSGAAKFLKGLTGIIPLSELTVIVNTADDMDLYGMRVSPDIDTIIYRLSGSIDEKKGWGLRGDTFEFLGAAARFGFPTWFGLGDRDLATHLFRKAVTDGGGTLSESTSKIAQRFGLGEMRILPMSDDRVETWIETDAGEMHFQEYYIKHAMRPEVRGVKIKGAREASAAPLVLDSIDGADLVIICPSNPIISIGPILEIKEVRERLVGAPGLKVAVSPLMRGKPLKGPADKLMRGLGMEASSTQVARLYADFLDVLVIDRSDAGEGSAIEALGVNVLVTDTVIPDEQSSMRLSQEILDFTEPLGRKRASP, encoded by the coding sequence ATGATAACGGCACTTGGCGGCGGAAGCGGAGCCGCGAAATTCCTCAAAGGACTCACGGGGATAATTCCCCTGTCGGAACTTACCGTAATAGTGAACACCGCAGATGACATGGATCTTTACGGAATGAGGGTCTCTCCGGACATAGACACCATAATCTACAGGCTCTCGGGAAGCATAGACGAAAAAAAAGGGTGGGGGCTCCGCGGCGACACGTTCGAGTTTCTGGGCGCCGCCGCGAGGTTCGGTTTTCCGACATGGTTTGGGCTTGGGGACAGGGATCTCGCCACTCATCTGTTCAGAAAAGCCGTCACCGACGGGGGCGGGACCCTCAGCGAATCCACTTCAAAGATAGCGCAGCGCTTCGGCCTCGGAGAAATGCGCATACTGCCAATGAGCGACGACAGGGTCGAGACATGGATAGAGACGGACGCGGGCGAAATGCACTTCCAGGAATACTACATAAAGCACGCGATGCGCCCCGAGGTTCGCGGAGTCAAAATAAAGGGCGCGCGCGAGGCTTCTGCGGCCCCGCTGGTTCTTGACTCGATAGACGGTGCCGATCTGGTGATCATATGCCCGAGCAATCCCATAATTAGCATAGGCCCCATACTCGAGATAAAGGAAGTGAGAGAAAGGCTAGTCGGCGCGCCGGGACTCAAGGTCGCCGTGAGCCCCCTTATGCGCGGAAAACCCCTTAAGGGTCCGGCAGACAAACTCATGAGGGGACTTGGAATGGAGGCTTCTTCAACCCAGGTGGCCAGGCTTTACGCCGATTTTCTGGACGTGCTCGTTATTGACCGCTCGGATGCGGGAGAGGGATCCGCCATAGAAGCTCTCGGGGTAAACGTTTTAGTGACGGACACCGTAATCCCCGACGAGCAAAGCTCGATGCGTCTTTCGCAGGAAATTCTTGATTTTACAGAACCTCTGGGGCGGAAACGCGCTTCGCCCTAG
- a CDS encoding SurA N-terminal domain-containing protein, producing MAFDIIKNRQGLLTKALLLLLALTFVIGFGYVGGISIGGRGPSGGAAVEVNGDKVSLAEFYNLRDSMLDRLRRSDQEISDELFEYVNFSVIDSLVNKKLLAQKAEELGIRVSQEELSDAIRNDPGFQVDGAFVGFERYRDFISRGLNRTVKDFEDSYREDLLVEKLVSVLDSSVTASDEELLSIYRAREEKIDLHYVSFAARDYLEGQKPSEEEIARYYRKNTDLFWEPEKRAARYVKLTPGDFTENAEVSDEEIEAYYTTYPEEFLSKGTPKPFDDVKGEIKKQLVEGKSKLLYNQFLEEFLRKRRSFSDLLSEKSSLEVKETAEFTLGGAGGDIPGAIRREAFSVKKKRLSNVVLRDFTWFFEVTRVQSSKRSGIESARGEIVEALKREKGVDRAKESAGSSLAEITASGKGFSGVAKSMGLSVERTGFFSRSEDPLDVESGDFISDVFGLRSNRPTPNRVYKSGETFYIVSLAKTKPADSGHFGTERDSLRRQEVSLRKMLVVERLLENLRESSKISPNKNLLSQGR from the coding sequence TTGGCATTCGATATCATAAAAAACAGGCAAGGCCTTCTCACTAAGGCCCTGCTTCTGCTGCTCGCCCTTACCTTCGTTATCGGCTTCGGATACGTGGGAGGAATAAGTATAGGGGGTAGAGGCCCAAGCGGCGGAGCTGCGGTAGAGGTAAACGGGGACAAGGTTTCCCTCGCGGAGTTCTATAATCTCAGGGACTCGATGCTTGACCGCCTGCGCCGCAGCGACCAGGAGATCTCGGACGAGCTTTTCGAATACGTGAATTTTTCCGTGATCGACTCGCTGGTTAACAAGAAGCTTCTCGCCCAGAAGGCCGAAGAACTGGGGATCAGGGTAAGCCAGGAGGAGCTTTCAGACGCAATAAGAAACGATCCGGGGTTCCAGGTGGACGGCGCTTTCGTGGGGTTTGAACGCTACCGGGACTTTATTTCAAGGGGACTTAACCGCACCGTGAAGGATTTCGAGGATTCCTACAGGGAAGATCTCCTTGTGGAGAAGCTCGTTTCAGTTCTTGACAGTTCCGTAACGGCAAGCGACGAGGAGCTTTTAAGCATTTACAGGGCGCGCGAGGAGAAAATCGACCTTCACTACGTCTCGTTTGCGGCCCGGGATTACCTTGAGGGCCAGAAACCGAGCGAAGAGGAGATCGCCCGGTATTACAGAAAAAACACCGATCTTTTCTGGGAGCCTGAGAAACGCGCGGCGCGCTACGTAAAGCTCACTCCCGGGGATTTCACCGAGAATGCCGAGGTTTCCGACGAGGAAATCGAGGCCTACTACACTACTTACCCGGAGGAGTTTCTTTCCAAAGGGACCCCGAAACCATTTGACGACGTAAAGGGGGAGATAAAAAAGCAGCTTGTAGAGGGCAAATCAAAGCTTCTCTACAACCAGTTCCTTGAGGAGTTTCTCCGGAAAAGACGTTCCTTTTCAGACCTTCTTTCCGAAAAAAGCTCGCTTGAGGTGAAAGAAACCGCGGAGTTTACTCTCGGAGGCGCGGGCGGAGACATCCCCGGCGCCATAAGAAGAGAGGCCTTTTCGGTAAAGAAAAAAAGGCTTTCAAACGTGGTGCTTCGGGATTTCACCTGGTTTTTCGAGGTAACCCGGGTTCAATCCTCGAAACGGTCGGGAATTGAGTCCGCGCGCGGGGAGATTGTCGAGGCCCTCAAAAGGGAAAAGGGCGTCGATCGGGCCAAGGAATCCGCCGGGAGCAGTCTCGCGGAAATAACCGCCTCGGGCAAAGGTTTCTCCGGGGTGGCCAAGTCCATGGGTCTTTCGGTGGAGCGCACCGGTTTTTTCTCAAGGTCCGAGGATCCTCTGGACGTCGAATCGGGGGATTTCATTTCAGATGTCTTCGGGCTGAGAAGCAACCGTCCTACCCCCAATCGTGTTTACAAGTCGGGGGAGACTTTCTACATAGTGTCGCTTGCGAAGACAAAGCCCGCCGACAGCGGGCACTTCGGGACCGAGAGGGATTCTCTCAGGCGCCAGGAGGTCTCGTTGCGAAAGATGCTTGTGGTTGAACGCCTGCTTGAGAACCTCAGAGAAAGCTCCAAGATCTCACCCAACAAGAACCTTCTTTCCCAAGGACGGTGA
- the smc gene encoding chromosome segregation protein SMC: MRIKALEIAGFKSFYLKTRIDFSEGITAIVGPNGCGKSNILDAIRWVIGEHNPRQLRAGGMEDVISNGSAELKPLGMADVSLVLEEVEGFGFEEVRIRRKLYRSGESEYSINGVKCRLKDITEMLLDTGMGARAYSIVEQGQVESFILSKPDEKRKFIEEVAGIEKYKLRRKETRSRIESTRENLSRVLDMKREVSDRIESVALQAKRAREYEELTGRARSLEFDVLSAKLSGSQQRKEALLEKKLGAEQFVRSADAELEQKRGLLQEAKEKNSVSGQDLGSLEKEIYELRAQKRENEYRRASIEREIAGISSYVTNIEAEIEGLGREVSEMEERSSRAGLQSEELKNTRLSASEEISREEQNLVTLKSEWEQDKRELEETADLVSDVMTRRSSLGSTIGAFSKELEELEEKKEVLEGEVSALGLEKLECEKRLSSLRRREGEIKDEFTSATKEKEEIDSRLYDLRVEHEKKLGELRGLEGRKKDCVSRVEALNKIQSNYEWLPDATRKFVLERKQRGVLGVVSDFVSVPRNYERAVEAAFGEKLNWIVVEGSTEAVAAVELLREFDAGRGTFIPATDRFAANGSANGNGRASGNGKPEATSLNSLLDVKVIEKSLVDSMLQEVYVTSDLREAIRLKDRTGNGACFATLEGDYVDSHGAVTGGKSLAGVFERKREIEELEGQTQTLLADIEKLESVCRTLREEMDALEGRRGQVEELLRRCEIRSVENAKDRSNAETRIEELGARIGNLEVQRNELERKLGSKNRTVEEMESLIEQLDGQRSALESRYGEIEKRALGFAEEEKALQEKVTKLRIENAGVLEREKALEHEISEAERIKAVINEKLSLRTKDGELKKQESETLALSRRQAEEEFEKICSDLGLREESFGELRERVSHYAEDLRRSEEEFEAASQELSSRRERLASAQAQLERAEDEFEYLSERYAETFGDATPDASQSPNLSHVSIPDAERELKTLRRRVENFGPVNLLAPEEYEQLEERNGFLQRQTDDLARALDYLEGAIRKLDRESVSRFREAFETVNGKFSETFCKLFENGEARLELTDPRNLLETGVEVMIRPGGKRFQPINLLSGGEKALSAIAVIISACLVKPVPFVFLDEIDAALDEVNTVRFNKILSEIAAHSQVAVITHNRKTMHEADALIGITTDGTAASRVVSVKLDA; this comes from the coding sequence ATGAGAATTAAAGCACTTGAAATAGCAGGTTTTAAATCTTTTTACCTGAAGACGAGAATAGACTTCTCCGAGGGGATAACCGCGATAGTCGGTCCCAACGGCTGCGGAAAATCCAACATTCTCGACGCCATCAGGTGGGTAATCGGCGAACACAACCCGAGACAGTTGCGCGCGGGAGGCATGGAAGACGTTATCTCCAACGGGAGCGCCGAGCTCAAGCCCCTAGGCATGGCCGACGTGTCCCTGGTCCTTGAGGAGGTCGAGGGCTTCGGTTTTGAGGAAGTCAGAATCCGGAGGAAACTTTACCGCTCGGGAGAGAGCGAATACAGCATAAACGGGGTCAAGTGCCGCCTCAAGGACATAACCGAGATGCTTCTTGACACCGGAATGGGTGCGAGGGCCTATTCGATTGTCGAACAGGGCCAGGTCGAATCCTTCATACTTTCGAAGCCCGATGAGAAAAGAAAGTTCATAGAGGAAGTTGCGGGGATCGAGAAGTACAAGCTCAGAAGAAAGGAAACCAGAAGCAGGATAGAGTCGACTAGGGAGAACCTCTCCCGCGTCCTTGATATGAAGCGCGAGGTTTCGGACCGTATTGAGTCCGTGGCGCTTCAGGCAAAGCGCGCCAGAGAATACGAGGAGCTCACCGGGCGGGCTCGCTCGCTTGAATTTGATGTTCTCTCGGCCAAGCTCTCGGGCTCGCAGCAGCGCAAGGAAGCGCTTCTTGAAAAAAAGCTCGGGGCGGAACAGTTCGTCCGCTCGGCAGATGCCGAGCTTGAGCAAAAGCGCGGGCTGCTTCAAGAGGCGAAGGAGAAAAATTCCGTTTCGGGCCAGGATCTGGGGTCCCTTGAGAAGGAGATCTACGAGCTTCGGGCGCAGAAAAGGGAAAACGAGTACCGCAGGGCCTCGATCGAACGGGAGATCGCCGGAATTTCAAGCTACGTAACGAACATTGAAGCCGAGATAGAGGGCCTCGGGCGCGAAGTTTCGGAGATGGAGGAGAGAAGCAGCCGCGCCGGGCTCCAGTCAGAAGAGCTCAAAAACACGCGTCTTTCCGCTTCAGAGGAGATTTCGCGCGAGGAACAGAACCTTGTGACCTTAAAAAGCGAATGGGAGCAGGACAAAAGGGAACTTGAGGAAACTGCAGACCTAGTCTCTGACGTGATGACCAGAAGAAGCTCGCTTGGAAGCACGATAGGCGCTTTCTCAAAGGAGCTTGAGGAGCTTGAGGAGAAAAAGGAGGTACTTGAGGGGGAGGTTTCCGCCTTGGGACTTGAAAAACTCGAGTGCGAGAAAAGACTTTCTTCGCTCCGCCGCCGGGAAGGGGAAATAAAAGACGAATTCACCTCGGCCACCAAAGAAAAAGAAGAAATCGATTCGCGTCTTTACGACCTCAGGGTTGAGCATGAGAAGAAACTCGGCGAACTGAGGGGTCTTGAAGGCAGGAAAAAAGACTGCGTCTCCAGGGTGGAGGCCCTTAACAAGATACAGAGCAACTACGAATGGCTTCCTGACGCCACGCGCAAGTTCGTGCTTGAGCGCAAGCAGAGGGGCGTGCTGGGGGTTGTTTCCGATTTCGTTTCCGTCCCGAGAAACTACGAAAGAGCGGTCGAGGCGGCCTTCGGGGAAAAACTCAACTGGATAGTGGTCGAAGGGAGTACGGAGGCGGTCGCCGCGGTCGAGCTTCTAAGAGAGTTTGACGCGGGAAGGGGAACCTTCATACCGGCAACCGACCGGTTCGCGGCAAACGGCTCGGCAAACGGAAACGGCAGGGCCAGCGGAAACGGCAAACCGGAAGCGACCTCCCTTAACAGCCTCCTTGACGTGAAAGTGATAGAGAAGAGCCTTGTTGACTCGATGCTGCAGGAAGTTTACGTCACTTCCGATCTGCGGGAAGCCATCAGGCTTAAGGACCGGACGGGAAACGGCGCGTGCTTCGCCACCCTCGAAGGGGACTACGTCGATTCCCACGGGGCCGTGACGGGCGGAAAATCCCTGGCAGGGGTGTTTGAGAGAAAAAGGGAAATCGAGGAGCTTGAGGGGCAGACACAGACCCTTTTGGCCGACATAGAGAAACTGGAGTCTGTCTGCAGGACGCTTAGAGAGGAGATGGATGCGCTTGAGGGCCGCCGGGGGCAGGTAGAGGAACTTCTTCGGCGCTGCGAGATAAGATCGGTTGAGAACGCAAAGGACCGCTCGAACGCAGAGACCAGGATAGAAGAGTTGGGGGCGAGAATCGGGAACCTTGAGGTGCAGCGCAACGAGCTCGAGCGCAAGCTGGGGAGCAAAAACCGCACCGTCGAGGAGATGGAGTCGCTTATAGAGCAGCTTGACGGTCAAAGAAGCGCCCTTGAATCAAGATACGGGGAAATCGAAAAACGGGCTCTCGGGTTTGCCGAGGAGGAAAAAGCTCTTCAGGAGAAAGTGACGAAGCTCAGGATAGAGAACGCCGGGGTTCTTGAAAGGGAAAAGGCCCTTGAGCACGAAATATCGGAAGCCGAGAGAATAAAGGCGGTTATAAACGAGAAGCTTTCCCTTAGAACAAAGGATGGGGAACTTAAAAAACAGGAGAGCGAAACGCTTGCCCTGTCGAGACGCCAGGCGGAAGAGGAGTTTGAGAAGATCTGCAGCGACCTAGGCTTAAGAGAAGAGTCCTTCGGGGAACTCAGGGAAAGGGTGTCGCACTACGCAGAGGATCTCCGCAGAAGCGAAGAGGAATTCGAGGCCGCATCACAAGAACTTTCCTCGCGAAGAGAGCGGCTTGCCTCGGCCCAGGCGCAGCTTGAGCGTGCGGAGGATGAGTTTGAGTATCTGAGCGAACGGTACGCGGAGACATTCGGCGATGCTACGCCCGATGCCTCGCAAAGCCCGAATCTCTCCCATGTTTCGATACCCGATGCGGAGAGGGAACTTAAGACGCTTCGGCGGCGCGTAGAGAATTTCGGTCCCGTGAACCTGCTTGCGCCCGAGGAATACGAGCAGCTTGAAGAGAGAAACGGGTTTCTCCAGCGCCAGACCGATGACCTCGCCCGGGCGCTTGATTACCTCGAAGGCGCTATAAGGAAGCTTGACAGGGAGTCAGTTTCAAGGTTCCGGGAGGCGTTTGAGACCGTAAACGGAAAATTCAGCGAAACCTTCTGCAAGCTTTTCGAAAATGGAGAGGCTCGCCTTGAGCTTACGGATCCCAGGAACCTGCTTGAAACCGGAGTGGAGGTCATGATCAGGCCCGGAGGAAAGCGCTTCCAGCCGATAAACCTGCTCTCGGGAGGGGAAAAGGCGCTTTCGGCCATAGCGGTCATAATCTCCGCATGCCTGGTAAAGCCCGTTCCCTTTGTATTCCTAGATGAAATAGACGCCGCGCTTGACGAAGTGAACACGGTGAGATTCAACAAGATCCTGAGCGAGATAGCGGCCCATTCCCAGGTGGCCGTCATCACGCATAACAGAAAAACCATGCACGAGGCCGACGCGCTTATAGGAATAACCACGGACGGTACCGCCGCTTCGAGGGTCGTAAGCGTGAAGCTTGATGCCTGA